A stretch of the Streptomyces sp. NBC_01264 genome encodes the following:
- a CDS encoding IS6 family transposase — protein MESVETTPSYKGFRFPVEIISEAVWLYHRFPLSYREVEELLLARGIIVSHETIRMWCEKFGPQYAAALRRRRRPQAGDKWHLDEVFVKINGVRHYLWRAVDQDGNVLDIVLQSRRNAKAAKRFLAKLMKKQRRVPSVLVTDKLKSYGTAHRVLMPSVEHRSHKGLNNRAENSRQPTRQRERAMKGFRDAGRTQRFLSAFSRISPHFRPRRHLLTATGYRTEMIIRFAIWDQIAGVTVMPTTA, from the coding sequence GTGGAGTCCGTCGAGACCACGCCGTCGTACAAGGGCTTCCGGTTCCCGGTGGAGATCATCTCCGAGGCGGTGTGGCTGTACCACCGTTTCCCGCTCAGCTACCGCGAGGTCGAGGAACTGCTGCTGGCCCGAGGAATCATCGTCTCTCACGAGACGATCCGGATGTGGTGCGAGAAGTTCGGGCCCCAGTACGCGGCCGCCCTGCGCCGCCGCCGTCGGCCGCAGGCCGGCGACAAGTGGCACTTGGACGAGGTCTTCGTCAAGATCAACGGGGTCCGGCACTACCTGTGGCGGGCCGTGGATCAGGACGGCAACGTCCTGGACATCGTGCTCCAGTCGAGGCGCAACGCGAAGGCAGCCAAGCGGTTCCTGGCCAAGTTGATGAAGAAGCAGCGCCGGGTACCCAGCGTGCTGGTCACCGACAAGCTGAAGAGCTACGGCACCGCCCACCGCGTGCTGATGCCCTCGGTCGAGCATCGCTCGCACAAGGGACTAAACAATCGGGCCGAGAACAGCCGCCAGCCCACCCGCCAGCGCGAACGCGCGATGAAGGGCTTCCGTGATGCGGGCCGGACCCAACGATTCCTGTCCGCATTCAGCCGGATCTCACCCCACTTCCGGCCCCGCCGCCACCTGCTCACCGCCACCGGCTACCGCACCGAAATGATCATCCGCTTCGCCATATGGGACC